Below is a genomic region from uncultured Fibrobacter sp..
AATATGAGGCATACAAGCTTACGCATTCGAGTAAAAAATATAAAACAATTATCAAAAGTGTTTTTTCGCCATTTCAATCACTTTTTTAAACTCCTTCTGCTTTTTTTTCTCCCAAAAGTCTTTTTTTTTGTATCTTTAGGTTAAATTCAACCATACACAAGAGGTAATTATATGGCAATCACGAAAGTTTGGCTCGACGAATCCAGCGACGAATGCGTCTCCTGCGGCGCCTGCGAAGCAACTTGCGACGCAGTGTTCAGCGTTCCCGA
It encodes:
- a CDS encoding ferredoxin, yielding MAITKVWLDESSDECVSCGACEATCDAVFSVPEKMQVKEGVDFSAYESEIKDAADSCPAGVIKYE